Proteins from a genomic interval of Stenotrophomonas maltophilia R551-3:
- a CDS encoding Nramp family divalent metal transporter codes for MNTLAPRDPSASTPASLGALNASVAVPDKGHWWFRLLAFLGPGYMISVGYMDPGNWATDLAGGSRFGYLLLSVILISNLMAVILQALSARLGIATGMDLAQACRARYPKPVNLALWALCEAAIIACDLAEVIGTAIALKLLFDLPLLWGAVITALDTLLVLLLMNRGFRALEAFVIALLLVIFGCFMVQIALAAPPVMEVLGGFIPRAQVVTDPHALYIAIGIIGATVMPHNLYLHSSIVQTRAYPRTDEGRRSALRWAVTDSTLALTLALFINASILILAAAVFHANGRFDVEDIEQAHQLLAPMLGVGAAATLFAIALLASGLNSTVTATLAGQIVMEGFLHLRLPPWLRRLITRALAIIPVVVVIMLFGDQGAVKLLVLSQVVLSMQLPFAIIPLVRIVTDKVTMGALVAPRWLGAIAWVIALVIVVLNVKLLVDTFAGG; via the coding sequence ATGAACACCCTGGCACCCCGCGACCCTTCGGCCTCCACCCCGGCCAGCCTGGGTGCGCTCAACGCCTCGGTGGCGGTGCCCGACAAGGGCCACTGGTGGTTCCGCCTGCTGGCCTTCCTCGGCCCGGGCTACATGATCTCGGTCGGCTACATGGACCCGGGCAACTGGGCCACCGACCTCGCCGGCGGTTCGCGCTTCGGTTACCTGCTGCTGTCGGTCATTCTCATCTCCAACCTGATGGCAGTGATCCTGCAGGCGCTATCGGCGCGGCTGGGCATTGCCACCGGTATGGATCTGGCCCAGGCCTGTCGCGCGCGTTATCCGAAGCCGGTGAACCTGGCGCTGTGGGCGCTGTGCGAGGCGGCGATCATCGCCTGCGACCTGGCCGAGGTGATCGGCACCGCGATCGCGCTGAAGCTGCTGTTCGACCTGCCGTTGCTGTGGGGCGCGGTGATCACCGCCCTGGACACGCTGCTGGTGCTGCTGCTGATGAACCGCGGTTTCCGTGCGCTGGAAGCCTTCGTGATCGCATTGCTGTTGGTGATCTTCGGCTGCTTCATGGTGCAGATCGCGCTGGCCGCACCGCCGGTGATGGAAGTGCTGGGCGGCTTCATTCCGCGCGCGCAGGTGGTAACTGATCCGCACGCGCTGTACATCGCCATCGGCATCATTGGTGCCACGGTGATGCCGCACAATCTCTATCTGCACTCGTCCATCGTGCAGACCCGTGCCTACCCGCGCACCGATGAAGGCCGACGCAGCGCGCTGCGCTGGGCAGTGACCGACAGCACCCTTGCACTGACCCTGGCACTGTTCATCAACGCCAGCATCCTGATCCTGGCGGCGGCCGTGTTCCATGCCAATGGCCGATTTGATGTGGAAGACATCGAACAGGCGCACCAGCTGCTGGCACCAATGCTGGGCGTGGGCGCGGCGGCGACGCTGTTTGCGATTGCGCTGCTGGCCTCGGGCCTGAACTCGACGGTGACCGCCACGCTGGCCGGCCAGATCGTGATGGAAGGCTTCCTGCACCTGCGCCTGCCGCCGTGGCTGCGTCGGCTTATCACGCGGGCGCTGGCGATCATTCCGGTGGTGGTGGTGATCATGCTGTTTGGCGACCAGGGGGCGGTAAAGCTGCTGGTGCTGAGCCAGGTGGTGCTGTCGATGCAGCTGCCGTTCGCGATCATCCCGCTGGTGCGGATCGTGACCGACAAGGTGACGATGGGCGCGCTGGTGGCCCCGCGCTGGCTGGGAGCGATCGCCTGGGTGATCGCGCTGGTGATCGTGGTGTTGAACGTGAAGCTGCTGGTGGATACCTTCGCCGGCGGGTGA
- a CDS encoding TonB-dependent receptor plug domain-containing protein translates to MPVSRPLSRRLPLAAAIALTLPLPALAVTPKPTELDRVQVKVSTATRSERLLSDVPIRTEVLRKEDIALRAATDFSRAAELINGLRVESNCQNCNTSEVQLLGLPGAYNQLLFDGIPLLSTLGGVYGLEQIPAGFVDRIEVVKGGGSALYGPGAVAGVINLIPPLPARSGGHVQAGVDVLKGTPQKNADVRLDLVAKDADAGLSLIAQRNWNSGIDYNGDGYTEITRKNLKVGGLQAWYAPTPGTRLRLDLQVTDETRRGGNRLDQPEYLANIAESLDTKYRRGSVSWDQEINADVDFRLAYAFADIDRDSFYGGLGDVVTDPSAPGYDPSQLDPNVAGSAASRSWRQYGRTQNPLHYIDSQLNWRLGAHALAFGVQYKHEALRDDNRTGDGQRLAVLEDATFHNLGAFIQDEWSLRDNVDLVLGARVDKSSELDSAVFSPRIALAWQATPNLKWRAGVATGFRAPEIFVEDVHVDTLGGEQVRVRNTDGLKEERALTTLFGFDWRSDPANPVWSWDATASYARIRDTFALGEIQRGDDGQLSQLRYNASGSNVLGAETNLGWQPSPQWRLTAGASWYRSRFREPQRIFDDTGDGGDTVIESRDYLKTPRWTGLAQLSWMPAEPWETFVALRHTGPMSVLNNRLGELHRTRSFLVTDLGARWHRHLGAQAQQEVSVAAGVKNVFDQRQKDLEVGALRDSDYVYGPRFARSWYVNLRYAF, encoded by the coding sequence ATGCCCGTTTCCAGACCCCTTTCCCGCCGGCTGCCTCTGGCTGCCGCCATCGCCCTGACCCTGCCGCTGCCTGCGCTGGCAGTCACACCGAAGCCGACCGAGCTGGACCGTGTGCAGGTCAAGGTCAGCACTGCAACCCGCAGCGAACGCCTGCTGTCCGATGTCCCGATCCGCACCGAAGTGCTGCGCAAGGAAGACATCGCGCTGCGCGCGGCCACTGACTTCTCGCGAGCCGCAGAGCTGATCAATGGCCTGCGCGTGGAAAGCAACTGCCAGAACTGCAACACCAGCGAAGTACAGCTGCTGGGCCTGCCCGGCGCCTACAACCAGCTGTTGTTCGATGGCATCCCGCTGCTGTCCACGTTGGGCGGTGTGTACGGCCTGGAACAGATCCCGGCCGGGTTCGTCGACCGCATCGAAGTGGTCAAAGGCGGTGGTTCGGCGCTGTATGGACCGGGCGCGGTGGCCGGTGTGATCAACCTGATCCCGCCGCTGCCGGCGCGCAGCGGTGGCCATGTGCAGGCCGGCGTGGACGTGCTGAAAGGCACGCCGCAGAAGAATGCCGATGTGCGCCTCGACCTGGTGGCCAAGGACGCCGATGCCGGGCTGTCGTTGATCGCCCAGCGCAACTGGAACAGTGGCATCGACTACAACGGTGACGGCTATACCGAGATCACCCGCAAGAATCTCAAGGTCGGCGGGCTGCAGGCCTGGTATGCGCCCACACCGGGCACACGGCTGCGCCTGGACCTGCAGGTGACCGATGAAACCCGCCGCGGCGGCAACCGCCTGGACCAGCCCGAGTACCTGGCCAACATCGCCGAATCGCTGGATACGAAGTACCGGCGCGGCAGCGTGTCGTGGGACCAGGAGATCAATGCCGACGTCGATTTCCGCCTGGCCTATGCCTTCGCCGACATCGACCGCGACAGCTTCTATGGCGGCCTGGGCGACGTGGTCACCGATCCGTCTGCGCCGGGCTATGACCCGTCGCAGCTGGACCCGAACGTGGCCGGCAGCGCGGCCTCGCGGTCGTGGCGCCAGTACGGCCGCACCCAAAACCCGCTGCACTACATCGACAGCCAGTTGAACTGGCGGTTGGGGGCGCACGCGCTGGCCTTCGGCGTGCAGTACAAGCACGAGGCACTGCGCGACGACAACCGCACCGGTGACGGGCAGCGCCTGGCAGTGCTGGAAGACGCTACTTTCCACAACCTGGGCGCCTTCATCCAGGACGAGTGGAGCCTGCGCGACAACGTCGACCTGGTGCTGGGTGCGCGCGTGGACAAGAGCTCGGAACTGGACAGCGCGGTGTTCTCGCCGCGCATCGCGCTGGCCTGGCAGGCCACGCCGAACCTGAAGTGGCGGGCAGGCGTTGCCACTGGCTTCCGTGCACCGGAAATCTTCGTCGAGGACGTACATGTCGATACGCTGGGTGGCGAACAGGTGCGCGTGCGCAATACCGACGGCCTGAAGGAAGAGCGCGCGTTGACCACCCTGTTCGGCTTCGACTGGCGATCTGACCCGGCCAATCCGGTGTGGAGCTGGGATGCCACCGCCTCGTATGCGCGCATCCGCGACACCTTCGCACTGGGTGAGATCCAGCGCGGCGATGACGGCCAGCTCAGCCAGCTGCGCTACAACGCGTCCGGCTCCAATGTGCTGGGCGCGGAAACCAACCTCGGCTGGCAGCCGTCGCCACAGTGGCGCCTGACCGCGGGTGCCTCGTGGTACCGCTCGCGCTTCCGCGAACCGCAGCGCATCTTCGACGACACCGGCGACGGCGGCGACACCGTCATCGAAAGCCGCGACTACCTGAAGACGCCGCGCTGGACCGGCCTGGCCCAGCTCAGCTGGATGCCGGCCGAGCCGTGGGAAACCTTCGTCGCGCTGCGCCACACCGGCCCGATGTCGGTGCTGAACAACCGGCTGGGCGAACTGCACCGCACGCGTTCATTCCTGGTCACCGACCTCGGGGCGCGCTGGCACCGTCACCTGGGCGCGCAGGCGCAGCAGGAAGTGTCGGTAGCCGCCGGCGTCAAGAACGTATTCGACCAGCGCCAGAAGGATCTGGAAGTGGGCGCGCTGCGTGACAGCGACTATGTCTACGGGCCGCGTTTCGCGCGCTCGTGGTACGTCAACCTGCGCTATGCGTTCTAA
- a CDS encoding ribonucleoside-diphosphate reductase subunit alpha, whose translation MTDSTFRVADLAGAGDALRAGGERVPTWITKEAGNRRLPFEAERLQRSIDAVHAEFPQLDVSDYRRVVQAMVERKPSISADDLVDLLIREAESRVDLVAPEWEQFAARIYLRRLYKRASRNRFYDVGLKYGSYVGLQESLADRGIYSNDILRCYSKEELQQAGEMIDPERDRLFAYNGLYLLATRYLASDRSREVYELPQERWLTIALYLMQEEKPRERRMQLVGEAYWALSNLYMTVATPTLANAGKVGGQLSSCFIDTVDDSLQGIYDSNTDIARVSKHGGGVGAYLGYVRSSGAPIRGVANSSGGVVPWIKQLNNTAVSVDQLGQRKGAVAVYLDIWHRDIEAFMDLRLNNGDQRLRAHDVFTSVCVPDLFMEAVERRADWYLFDPHEVKQAKGWYLQDFYDEKRGSGSFRDRYAELVADERISRRTVKAIDLFKRIMLSQLETGNPFLFYRDEVNRRNPNKHAGMIYSSNLCTEILQNMSPTRMIQEIVSGDQIVTTRRAGDFVVCNLSSINLGRAISAPDDLLATDVLERLIPIQVRMLDNVIDLNALPVPQATITNHKYRAIGLGTFGWHHLLAQQSIQWESQDAEQLADRLYERINFLTIQASAQLAKEKGSYPMFAGSDWHNGRYFSDRDYSGAAWDSLAREVATHGLRNGWLLAVAPNMSTAQIAGSTASIDPIYSAFYYEEKKDFRRPVAAPGLSLETWPYYEKGAYKVDQFASVRQNARRQRHVDQSISFNLYVPSTIRASTLLELHLSAWREGLKTTYYVRSNDIDISECEWCSS comes from the coding sequence ATGACCGACAGTACCTTCCGCGTGGCCGATCTGGCCGGCGCTGGCGACGCCTTGCGCGCCGGTGGCGAGCGCGTGCCGACCTGGATCACCAAGGAGGCCGGCAACCGTCGCCTGCCGTTCGAGGCCGAGCGCCTGCAGCGCAGCATCGATGCCGTGCATGCCGAGTTCCCGCAGCTGGATGTGAGCGACTACCGCCGCGTGGTGCAGGCGATGGTCGAGCGCAAGCCCAGCATCAGCGCCGATGATCTGGTCGATCTGCTGATCCGCGAGGCTGAGTCGCGGGTGGACCTGGTCGCACCCGAGTGGGAACAGTTTGCAGCGCGCATCTACCTGCGCCGCCTGTACAAGCGCGCCAGCCGCAATCGCTTCTACGATGTCGGCCTGAAGTACGGCTCGTATGTGGGCCTGCAGGAAAGCCTGGCCGACCGCGGCATCTACAGCAACGACATCCTGCGCTGCTATTCCAAGGAAGAGCTGCAGCAGGCCGGCGAGATGATCGACCCGGAACGCGACCGCCTGTTCGCGTACAACGGCCTGTACCTGCTGGCCACGCGCTACCTGGCCAGCGACCGCAGCCGCGAGGTCTATGAACTGCCGCAGGAGCGTTGGCTGACCATCGCGCTGTACCTGATGCAGGAGGAAAAGCCGCGCGAGCGGCGCATGCAGCTGGTCGGCGAGGCGTATTGGGCGCTGTCCAACCTGTACATGACGGTGGCCACGCCGACGTTGGCCAATGCCGGCAAGGTCGGTGGGCAGCTGTCCAGCTGCTTCATCGACACGGTGGACGACAGCCTGCAGGGCATCTATGACTCCAATACCGATATCGCCCGCGTGTCCAAGCACGGCGGCGGCGTCGGCGCCTACCTGGGCTACGTACGGAGCAGCGGTGCGCCGATCCGTGGCGTGGCCAATTCCTCCGGCGGCGTGGTTCCATGGATCAAACAGCTCAACAACACGGCGGTGTCGGTCGACCAGCTCGGCCAGCGCAAGGGTGCGGTGGCGGTGTACCTGGACATCTGGCACCGCGATATCGAAGCCTTCATGGACCTGCGCCTCAACAACGGCGACCAGCGCCTGCGCGCGCACGATGTGTTCACCTCGGTCTGCGTGCCCGACCTGTTCATGGAAGCGGTCGAACGCCGCGCCGACTGGTACCTGTTCGATCCGCACGAGGTGAAGCAGGCCAAGGGCTGGTACCTGCAGGACTTCTACGACGAGAAGCGTGGTTCGGGCAGCTTCCGTGACCGCTACGCCGAGCTGGTGGCCGATGAGCGCATCAGCCGCCGCACGGTAAAGGCAATCGATCTGTTCAAGCGGATCATGCTCAGCCAGCTGGAGACCGGCAACCCGTTCCTGTTCTACCGCGACGAGGTCAACCGCCGGAACCCGAACAAGCACGCGGGCATGATCTATTCCAGCAACCTGTGCACCGAGATCCTGCAGAACATGAGCCCGACGCGGATGATCCAGGAGATCGTCAGCGGCGACCAGATCGTCACTACACGCCGGGCCGGTGACTTCGTGGTCTGCAACCTGTCTTCGATCAACCTCGGTCGGGCGATCAGTGCGCCGGATGACCTGTTGGCCACCGATGTGCTGGAACGCCTGATCCCGATCCAGGTGCGCATGCTCGACAACGTGATCGATCTCAATGCGCTGCCGGTGCCGCAGGCCACGATCACCAACCACAAGTACCGCGCCATCGGCCTGGGTACGTTCGGATGGCACCACCTGCTGGCGCAGCAGTCGATCCAGTGGGAGTCGCAGGATGCCGAACAGCTGGCCGACCGCCTCTACGAGCGCATCAACTTCCTGACCATCCAGGCCAGCGCGCAGCTGGCGAAGGAGAAGGGCAGCTACCCGATGTTCGCCGGCAGCGATTGGCACAACGGACGCTACTTCAGTGACCGCGACTACAGCGGCGCGGCCTGGGACAGCCTGGCCCGCGAGGTCGCCACGCACGGTCTGCGCAACGGCTGGCTGCTGGCGGTGGCGCCGAACATGAGCACCGCGCAGATCGCCGGTTCCACCGCCTCGATCGACCCGATCTACAGCGCGTTCTACTACGAGGAAAAGAAGGATTTCCGGCGGCCGGTGGCCGCGCCGGGCCTGTCGCTGGAGACCTGGCCGTACTACGAGAAAGGTGCCTACAAGGTCGACCAGTTCGCCAGCGTGCGCCAGAACGCGCGCCGCCAGCGCCATGTCGATCAGTCGATCAGCTTCAACCTGTACGTGCCCAGCACCATCCGCGCCAGCACGCTGCTGGAGCTGCACCTGAGCGCCTGGCGCGAAGGCCTGAAGACCACCTACTACGTGCGCTCCAACGACATCGACATCAGCGAATGCGAGTGGTGCTCCAGCTGA
- a CDS encoding ribonucleotide-diphosphate reductase subunit beta, whose protein sequence is MATPLDRIKILEPRHPNRSTGIINGRTSGILNWNDIPYPSFYRAYKELSTNFWIPDEVDMKLDARQYGELNAREKNAYDSIIGLLATLDSPQTRFIYNVAEYITDPAAHANAAIIGQQEVIHNESYSYVLASITDLSNQNRIFEIARTHPTIIKRNAPIMGAYDDFMREKTAETLLKSLIQSSILEGINFYSGFAYFYNMVRQNRMNGTGKIISFINRDELAHTKFISELIRAIIGENPELQTNELTAYVHQSFEHAIELETQWSSEVLDGIDGIDVDEMVRYVKYRANKMAGMLGIERLYSDTTDNVMPWIKAYADNFTETKTDFFEMRNASYKKTNADNGFDDL, encoded by the coding sequence ATGGCAACCCCCCTCGACCGCATCAAGATCCTCGAACCGCGCCATCCCAATCGCAGTACCGGCATCATCAACGGCCGCACCAGCGGCATCCTCAACTGGAACGACATTCCGTACCCGTCGTTCTATCGAGCCTACAAAGAGCTGTCGACCAACTTCTGGATTCCCGACGAGGTCGACATGAAGCTGGACGCCCGCCAGTACGGCGAGCTCAACGCTCGTGAGAAAAACGCCTACGACTCCATCATCGGCCTGCTGGCCACGCTCGACTCGCCGCAGACGCGCTTCATCTACAACGTGGCCGAGTACATCACCGATCCGGCCGCGCATGCCAATGCGGCGATCATCGGCCAGCAGGAGGTGATCCACAACGAAAGCTACAGCTACGTGCTGGCCTCGATCACCGACCTGTCGAACCAGAACCGCATCTTCGAGATCGCCCGCACCCACCCGACCATCATCAAGCGGAATGCCCCGATCATGGGCGCGTATGACGACTTCATGCGCGAGAAGACCGCCGAGACCCTGCTCAAGTCGTTGATCCAGTCCTCGATCCTGGAGGGCATCAACTTCTATTCAGGGTTTGCGTACTTCTACAACATGGTGCGGCAGAACCGCATGAATGGCACCGGCAAGATCATCAGCTTCATCAACCGCGACGAGCTGGCGCATACCAAGTTCATCAGCGAGCTGATCCGCGCCATCATCGGCGAGAACCCGGAGCTGCAGACCAACGAGCTGACCGCCTACGTGCACCAGTCATTCGAACATGCCATCGAACTGGAGACGCAGTGGTCGTCGGAGGTGCTGGACGGTATTGATGGCATCGACGTGGACGAGATGGTGCGCTACGTGAAGTACCGCGCGAACAAGATGGCCGGCATGCTCGGCATCGAGCGCCTGTACAGCGACACCACCGACAACGTGATGCCGTGGATCAAGGCCTACGCCGACAACTTCACTGAGACCAAGACCGACTTCTTCGAGATGCGCAATGCAAGTTACAAGAAGACCAACGCCGACAACGGCTTCGACGACCTCTGA
- a CDS encoding thioredoxin-like domain-containing protein — MRSKPLRALLLACAVLLAAPAMAADLHAQVSASLMRPEQRSLRPMQWSSPPKLVALYFGADWCAPCHAFVPTLRSVRDALREAGADTEVVYVSLDESEAALRRYMHAQEMPWPVLDPRRAARMPALQALAGLAPPNLVLIDADGKVLANGWQGRRYEGLQPVLKEWTKQACAQQQAHCPNAGIQSR; from the coding sequence ATGCGTTCTAAGCCGCTACGAGCGTTGTTGCTGGCCTGTGCCGTGCTGCTGGCCGCACCGGCGATGGCTGCGGACCTGCATGCGCAGGTCTCCGCCTCGCTGATGCGGCCGGAACAGCGCTCGCTGCGGCCGATGCAATGGTCATCGCCACCGAAGCTGGTGGCGTTGTACTTCGGCGCCGACTGGTGCGCGCCCTGCCATGCCTTCGTACCCACACTGCGCAGCGTGCGTGACGCATTGCGCGAGGCCGGCGCCGATACCGAAGTGGTCTACGTCAGCCTGGATGAGAGCGAGGCCGCGCTGCGCCGCTACATGCATGCGCAGGAGATGCCGTGGCCGGTGCTGGACCCGCGCCGCGCCGCGCGCATGCCGGCACTGCAGGCGTTGGCTGGGCTGGCACCGCCGAATCTGGTGCTGATCGATGCTGACGGCAAGGTGCTGGCCAATGGTTGGCAAGGCCGGCGTTACGAAGGCCTGCAGCCCGTGTTGAAGGAATGGACGAAGCAGGCGTGTGCGCAGCAGCAGGCCCATTGCCCCAACGCCGGCATCCAATCGCGGTAA
- the mntR gene encoding manganese-binding transcriptional regulator MntR produces MGKTDDSTSLKSTPLIEAERQVESFRQVREAHRMELVEDYVELISDLLADGGEARQVDIATRLGVAQPTVAKMLRRLARDGWVVQRPYRGVFLTPEGEALAHASRQRHQTVERFLLALGVDPDTARRDAEGIEHHVSEQTLALFEAFVRKAEGEAP; encoded by the coding sequence GTGGGCAAGACCGACGATTCGACATCGCTGAAAAGCACCCCCTTGATCGAGGCCGAGCGCCAGGTCGAGAGCTTCCGGCAAGTGCGCGAGGCGCACCGGATGGAGCTGGTGGAGGACTATGTCGAGCTGATCTCGGATCTGCTGGCCGATGGCGGCGAGGCCCGCCAGGTCGACATCGCCACCCGCCTGGGCGTAGCCCAGCCCACCGTGGCGAAGATGCTGCGGCGGCTGGCCCGTGATGGCTGGGTGGTGCAGCGTCCATATCGTGGCGTGTTCCTGACCCCGGAAGGCGAGGCGCTGGCCCATGCCAGCCGCCAGCGTCATCAGACCGTGGAGCGTTTCCTGCTGGCGCTGGGCGTGGACCCGGATACCGCGCGGCGCGATGCCGAGGGTATCGAGCACCATGTAAGCGAGCAGACGCTGGCGTTGTTCGAAGCGTTCGTGCGCAAGGCTGAGGGCGAGGCGCCGTAA
- a CDS encoding flavodoxin, whose protein sequence is MSILLVVASLSGNTRELGRQIAERCRAAGHAVHWQEADDLRQAPPLAADEADLVLLGCWTDNAGRTPAEMKAWVAGIADRGERPRQLAVFGTGETQWGQEYYCGAVHRLIRYFRSDYPPLEIEQMPHGQRHAGAIEAWTDAVLAHYWSNTDADHRRHHA, encoded by the coding sequence CTGAGCATTCTGCTTGTGGTGGCCTCGTTGAGTGGTAACACCCGCGAGCTCGGCCGGCAGATTGCCGAGCGTTGCCGGGCAGCGGGCCACGCGGTGCACTGGCAGGAGGCCGACGACCTGCGCCAGGCGCCGCCTCTGGCCGCCGATGAAGCCGACCTGGTGCTGCTGGGCTGCTGGACCGACAACGCCGGCCGCACGCCGGCGGAGATGAAGGCCTGGGTGGCCGGCATCGCCGACCGCGGCGAGCGGCCACGGCAGCTGGCGGTGTTCGGCACCGGCGAAACGCAGTGGGGGCAGGAGTACTACTGCGGCGCCGTGCACCGGCTGATCCGCTATTTCCGCAGCGACTATCCGCCGCTGGAGATCGAACAGATGCCGCATGGCCAACGCCATGCCGGGGCCATCGAGGCCTGGACCGATGCGGTCCTGGCCCATTACTGGAGCAACACCGATGCAGATCATCGACGCCACCACGCCTGA
- a CDS encoding zinc-binding dehydrogenase, translating to MRAAQYPSFGDPADVLAIADAPLPEPGAGEVRIRTVLASIHNHDLLTVRGLYGYKPALPAIGGSEALGVVDALGDGVDGLQIGQRVAAASVHGTWAEAFIAPARMVIPMPEAIPDEMAAQLIAMPLSALMLLEFLHVEAGQWIVQNTANGAVGKSLAMLARARGVHVANLVRNADAVAQLQALGIDHVFDTSVDGWKDRVREATGEAQAAAAVDSIGGDASGDLVDLLGHHGTLVSFGVMSGEPMRIPAGGLIYKEATVKGFWGSKVSQAMAVEDKRRLVGELLKRAASGELTLPVEQIFALDDIAQAAKAGAGSGRNGKVLLRP from the coding sequence ATGCGCGCTGCCCAGTACCCCTCCTTCGGCGACCCGGCCGACGTCCTTGCCATTGCCGACGCGCCGCTGCCTGAGCCCGGCGCCGGCGAGGTGCGGATCCGCACCGTGCTGGCCTCGATCCACAACCACGACCTCCTGACCGTGCGCGGCCTGTATGGCTACAAGCCGGCACTGCCGGCCATCGGTGGCAGTGAAGCACTGGGCGTGGTCGATGCACTCGGCGACGGCGTCGACGGCCTGCAGATCGGCCAGCGGGTTGCCGCCGCTTCGGTGCATGGCACCTGGGCCGAAGCGTTCATTGCACCGGCACGCATGGTGATTCCGATGCCGGAAGCGATCCCGGACGAGATGGCCGCACAGCTGATCGCGATGCCGCTGAGCGCGCTGATGCTGCTGGAGTTCCTGCACGTCGAAGCGGGCCAGTGGATCGTGCAGAACACCGCCAACGGCGCGGTCGGCAAGTCGCTGGCGATGCTGGCGCGTGCGCGCGGCGTGCATGTGGCCAACCTGGTGCGCAATGCCGATGCGGTCGCACAGTTGCAGGCATTGGGCATCGATCATGTGTTCGACACCTCGGTGGACGGCTGGAAGGATCGCGTGCGTGAGGCGACCGGCGAAGCGCAGGCCGCGGCCGCGGTGGATTCCATTGGCGGCGACGCCAGCGGCGATCTGGTCGACCTGCTTGGCCACCACGGCACGCTGGTGTCGTTCGGTGTGATGAGCGGCGAACCCATGCGCATTCCCGCCGGCGGCCTGATCTACAAGGAAGCCACGGTGAAGGGCTTCTGGGGCAGCAAGGTCAGCCAGGCGATGGCGGTGGAGGACAAGCGCCGGCTGGTTGGCGAACTGCTGAAGCGCGCGGCGAGCGGCGAACTGACCCTGCCGGTGGAGCAGATCTTCGCGCTGGACGACATCGCCCAGGCAGCAAAGGCCGGTGCGGGTTCGGGCCGCAACGGCAAGGTGCTGCTGCGGCCTTGA
- a CDS encoding thioredoxin family protein, with the protein MQIIDATTPEQFQQLLAEHPRVLVDFHKDQCPGCRMLEMSLHRVANSVAGQGTTLLRVQLEVLGEAFFRELGLRQTPTLLLFRDGDERTRLAGFQSPQQIEAAIALHL; encoded by the coding sequence ATGCAGATCATCGACGCCACCACGCCTGAGCAGTTCCAGCAGCTGCTGGCCGAACACCCGCGGGTGCTGGTGGATTTCCACAAGGACCAGTGCCCGGGGTGCCGGATGCTGGAGATGTCGCTGCACCGCGTGGCCAACAGCGTGGCGGGGCAGGGCACGACCCTGCTGCGCGTGCAGTTGGAAGTGCTGGGGGAGGCATTCTTCCGTGAGCTGGGGTTGCGGCAGACGCCGACGCTCTTGCTGTTCCGTGACGGCGACGAACGCACTCGCCTGGCCGGGTTCCAGTCGCCGCAACAGATTGAAGCCGCCATTGCGCTGCATCTATGA